The nucleotide window ACGGGAGCGGCTATTGGTAAAGCCCCAAGCTCGACTAACTTTTTGATTTATTGGGATGGGGATACTTCGCGAGAATTGCTCAATTCGAATTATATTGATAAATATGGAAGTGGAAGGCTCTTTACGGCTACCGGGGCAGCATCAAATAATGGAACTAAATCAACTCCGGCATTATCGGCTGATATTCTCGGAGATTGGAGAGAGGAATTGATCCTAAGAAGCTCGGATAATAAGGAATTGCGAATTTATTCTACAACAATACCCACGACGGTGAGGCAATATACTTTGATGCATGATCCGCAATATCGTTTAAGCATTGCCTGGCAAAACATTGGTTATAATCAGCCTCCGCATACAGGTTTTTACATGGGGAATGGAATGAAGCCAGCTCCTCAACCTAATATTGTACTGGTTCCGCTGAAGAAGTAGGTAAGTTACTAAGTTGCTAAGATTCTATGAGGCTTAGCAACTTAGAATCTTAGTAACTTAAAAACTTTTAAATAGAATTTCTGTCTATAAAATTGAAAGGGACTTTTACTTGTCCTTTTTCTTTGTTAAGAATCATGTGGGCGGCAGTTTCTCCCATCACATTAAAATCGGTTGAGACGACGGTGATTCCCAAAAGTTCTTTTAATGGAGTGTCATTGTAAGAGATAATTCCGATATCTTCCCCTAAAACAAGCTTTTTATCCCTGACTTGTTTGACTAAGCTAACCAAATCGGATTCTTCAATAGTAATAAATAAATCACCCTTTCTCAAGATTATATCTTCGTAAACTTCATTTAGAATCTCAAAGTTTATTTCGTGTTCGATACAAAACTTTTTAAATCCATGTAAAATTCGTCTGGGATAAGGATATACCGCTTTTTCTGGATAAACAAGGATCAGTTTTTCGTATTTAGCAATTTTATGAAGTCCTTGTTTCAAGGCATTGTAAATGTCGTTTTCAAAATCCTGATAAATGGTGATAACTTCACCTTCAATCCCAATTTTTGTATTATCCATTATGATAAGTTTTTCTTTTGGGATCTTTCGGATAGCTTTTACAACATTGTCGGTGTAACTTATATGTTTTAGGTCTTCTGATTTGAAATGTGTGGTTATTACATAATAATCATATGCTCCTTCAAATTTGTCCAATAAATTTAAAAATAAGCTTTCGTCACAGTGATAGATATGTAAATCTGTATGTGCATTCGCTCCCAAAGTATTTATAAAAGCACTATATGTTTTCATTTTATACGAACTCAATTTATTGAATAAGAATAAAACATTTACTTTGGATTCCAGTTTTGTACGGGTAATGTAATAGCCTTTACCTCTGATTGAAGAAATTATTTTTCGCTCTTTAAGGATGCTGTACGCTTTTTCAACAGTATCCCTTGAGATGTAAAACTCTTCGCTAAAGCTATTTATTGATGGAATTTTTTGATTGATTTTTAAATTACCATTGCTGATGTTGTACAGAATAGAATCTACAATTTGCTTGTATTTAGGAACCCTGGAGTCATCATCTATTTTAATTAATTTAATCAAATTCATATTTTCGGAATTATACTCACTATATTAATGTGTAATCTTTATTGTAAATCCAAATTGAATATAAAATGGTTAATCTAATGAGTAGTTAATCTTTTTAATAAAAAAGTATTGGTTCGATCAAGTAAGTTTCTACGTTTTGTACTCTTTTTTTTATATAATGAAAAAGATCGTAAAAAAGACGAAATCGTTTGCTAATAGATTGCTAAAATAAAGATTTTAAATTTATTTTTTCATTAAAATTTGATACTTCTTTCGATATTTTTCTAAGATTAAGATAAATCTTAATTCAGAAAAGGACAGTACAGGATAGTTTTCTTTTCTACTTTCTATTATTTTACAAAGCTGATTAACTATTAAACTAACCTAAAAATTAAATAACTAAATGGAATCATTACTGGGAATTATTTTTCACTCTATAGGAGGGTTTTCCTCAGGGAGTTTTTATATGCCTTTCAAGAAAGTGAAAGATTGGGCATGGGAAAGCTATTGGCTGGTAGGAGGTTTTTTCTCCTGGCTAATTGTACCTCCTTTGGCGGCTTATTTGACCATACCAAATTTTCCGGAAATAATTAGCGCTTCTTCATCTACAATAAAAACTGTTGTTTATTTAATGGGGCTCATCTGGGGTATTGGAGGTTTGACTTATGGATTGGGAGTTCGTTACTTGGGAATGTCATTAGGAAATTCAATCGTTTTAGGATTCTGTTCTACTTTTGGTGCTTTGGTACCTTCTATTTACTATAATTTTTATCCAACCGAAGGTAAAGTTTCCTTTACCGATATGCTTGCTTCTACAGGTGGGCGACTTGTATTGGTAGGTGTTTTGGTTTGTGTTATTGGAATAGCCTTTTCAGGAAGAGCAGGGATTTTAAAAGAAAAGGATTTTGGAATTGAAGATGGTAATAACGAGCAAGAATTCAGTTTGGTAAAAGGGCTTATTATTGCCGTTGTGTCTGGTATTTTGAGTTCGTTTTTCAATTTTGGAATCGAAGCTGGAAAACCAATGGCTGAAGCTGCAATTGTTCAAGGATGTAATCCATTGTTTCAAAATAATGTTACTTATATAGTAGTACTTTGGGGAGGATTAACTACCAATTTTATATGGTGTATGTACCTTAATTTTAGAAATAAAACTTTCAAGGATTATACAAATACCAATACTCCAATTGCTAAGAATGTTATGTTTTCTGCCATTGCGGGAACGATGTGGTTCTTGCAGTTTTTCTTCTATGGAATGGGAGAAAGTAAATTGGGTAACGGAGCAAGTTCATGGATTTTACATATGTCAACTATCATTCTAACTGCCAATTTCTGGGGCTTTTATTTGAAAGAATGGACAGGAGTTTCCAAAAAAACATTCAGTACTTTCCTTTTGGGAATAGGCTTGATTATGTTGTCGATAGTATTGGTTGGGATTGGAAATTCCTTATAATAAAATTTAGAAAATATTAAAATAGCACGATCTGTCCCCCTCTCCTTTGCTTCGCCAGTTCGCTGCCGCTCGTGTGGAGAGGGTTGGGGAGAGGAAAAACAAAAAAAACAAAAAAAACGATGTCAAATAGTAACACAGAAAAAATGACTTTTCAACATGTAAGCTACCTTTGGGATGAAGCCAAAGCACAGGAGTTGGCCGGAGATGAAGTAGCTCTTTTTATTTATCGCTCGAATTTATTGGGAGCCGATTTGCGATTAACAAATTACGGTGGAGGTAACACCTCTGTAAAAATAATAGACAAGGATCCTTTGACAGGAGCCGATTCAGAAGTAATGTGGATCAAAGGTTCGGGTGGGGACATCGGGACGTTGACCAAATCAGGTTGTGCAGCTTTGTATTTAGAGAGATTGCGCAATTTGGAAAACGTGTACAGAGGGATAGAATTTGAAGACGAAATGGTGGAATTGTTCAACCACTGTATTTTTGATTTGGCTTCCAAAGCACCATCGATCGACACACCTTTACACGGTTTTTTGCCATTTAAACATATTGACCACCTACACCCGGATGCGGCTATCGCGATTGCTGCGGCCAAAGACGGAAAAAAAATCACCGAAGAATTATTTAACGGTGAAATTGGTTGGGTAGGCTGGCAACGTCCAGGTTTTGACTTGGGGCTTCAACTAAGAAGCTGTTTGGAAGAAGCCGCTAAAAACGGAAAAAAATTAAGAGGTATCATGTTAGGGTCTCACGGTTTGTTTACCTGGGGAGACACTGCTTACGAAAGTTATATCAACACGCTTGAGGTAATCGAGAAATGTGCCGAATACTTGGAAAGTAATTACGGACAAAAACGCCCTGTTTTTGGAGGAAAGAAAATTGACAGCCTTCCTGAAGCAGACCGCAAATTGCAAGCTGCGAAAGTGGCTCCAATCTTGAGAGGTTTTTGTTCTTCAGAGCGTCAAATGATCGGTCATTATACCGATGACGCAAGAGTTTTGGAATTTATCAATTCTAATGATTTGACTAAATTGGCGCCATTGGGAACTTCTTGTCCGGACCACTTCTTGCGTACCAAAATCAGTCCGCTAGTGTTGGAGTTGGATCCAAACGAAGATGTATCGGATGTTGCTGCGGTTAAAGCCAAATTGGCTCCAGCCTTCGAAGCTTACCGAGCCATGTATAAAGATTATTATAATACCTGCAAAAAATCAAACTCACCAGCCATGCGTGACCCAAACCCAGTGGTTATTTTATACCCTGGAGTAGGAATGTTTACGTTTGCCAAAGACAAAACCATGGCACGCTTGGCATCGGAATACTATATCAATGCAGTGAACGTAATGAAAGGGGCTGAGGCTGTTTCAGAATATACTTCATTGCCACACCAAGAAGCTTTCGATATCGAATATTGGTTGTTGGAAGAAGCCAAATTGCAACGTATGCCAAAACCAAAATCCTTGTCGGGAAGAGTAGCCTTGATTACCGGTTCGGCAGGAGGAATTGGTAAGGCAATTGCCAAAAAGTTTGCCCAAGAGGGAGCTTGTGTGGTGATCAACGATATCAACGAAGAGCGTTTGCAAGGAGCAACAGCCGAGTTTGTAAAAATGTTCGGAAAAGATGCTGTTTCAAGCACATTGTTGAACGTAACAGACACTGAAAGCACTGAAAAAGCATTGGACGAAGCTTGTCTTGCTTTTGGTGGAGCCGATATCATCGTGAACAACGCGGGAATCAGTATCTCCAAATCAATCGCAGACCATACTTTGGAAGAATGGGACAGATTGTATGATATCTTGGTAAAAGGACAATTTATTGTTTCTAAAGCGGGAATCGAAATAATGCGTAAACAAGGATTTGGTGGTGACATCGTAAACATCGTGTCTAAAAACGCGGTGGTTGCAGGACCAAACAACCCTGGTTACGGATCGGCCAAAGCAGCTCAGGCACACTTGACGCGCTTAATGGCAGCAGAACTAGGAGCGGACAAAATCCGTGTGAACACGGTAAACCCAGATGCGGTAATCTCGGATTCGAATATTTGGTCTGGAGGTTGGGCAGAAGGACGTGCCAAAGCGTATGGTATTACAGTTGCGGAATTGCCTGCCTACTACGCAAAACGCACCTTATTGAACGAAATTATATTGCCAGATGACATTGCAAACGCTTGTTTCGCATTCGTTGGTGGTCTGTTGGGTAAATCGACAGGAAACGCACTGAATGTTGACGGCGGAGTGTCCATGGGCTTTTACAGATAGTTTAAATAATTTAGGTTTTGGTTAAACAAAGTGGTTTTTGTTTATCTAACGTCCGACAGTAATGTCGGGCGTTAGGTTTTTTTTAGAGCTAATAAAAGACCAAGATTTTTCTTAGGAGTAAGTTTCAAAATAGGCATATTTAACTAGAGGAAATTAAAAATGACTTATTTTTATATAAAAAAAAGAATAAATTAAAGTTTAGTTTATTCGAATAAGTTGAAGTGTAAAAATAGTAAGTTAACCAGGAGATTTTAAACTCCATAAAAAAATAATACCATGATAATAGGATCAAACAATATAGAATCTCATAATGAGAAGTTATTAAAGGCACATCAAAATAAATTGGTTTTTACTGCATCAGAAATTGCAGAATCAGAAGCCATTATTAAAAAATTAGTCGATTTTCAAATCGCAATTCCATCTTGGGCTTTAGGGACAGGAGGAACTAGATTTGGACGTTTTGCAGGAGGTGGTGAACCACGTTCTTTGGAAGAAAAAATTGAAGACGTAGGTTTGTTACACGCCTTAAATAATTCATCAGGAGCAATATCATTACACATTCCTTGGGATATCCCAACAGATGCAAATGCAATAAAAGCTTTGGCTGCTCAACATAATTTGAAATTTGATGCAGTTAACTCAAATACTTTTCAGGATCAGGCGAACCAAGCTCATTCATATAAATTCGGTTCATTGCAAAATGTAAGCAAAGCGGTTCGTAAACAAGCTGTTGCACACAATATTGAGGTTATTAAGCAAGGAATCGAATTGGGTTCTGAGTCTTTAACTGTATGGTTAGCTGATGGATCTTCTTTCCCTGGACAATTAAATTTCCGTAAAGCTTACCAAAACACGCTGGAAAGTTTGGAAGAAATTTACGAAGCTATGCCTTCTAACTGGAAATTATTTTTGGAGTACAAATGTGCTGAACCAAATTTCTATTCTACTACAGTTGCTGATTGGGGACAATCTTATTCTTATGTGAAAAAATTAGGTGATAGAGCTCAAACATTGGTTGATTTAGGACATCATTTGCCAAATGCTAACATTGAGCAAATCGTTTCTATATTATTGATGGAAGGAAAATTAGGTGGATTCCACTTTAATGATTCAAAATATGGTGATGATGATTTAACTGCCGGAGCTTTAAAACCATATCAATTATTCCTTATTTTCAATGAATTAGTTGAAGGTATGGATGCAAGAGGAATGAATCATGCCAAAGATTTGGGTTGGATGATTGATGCTTCTCACAATATTAAAGATCCGATGGAAGATCTATTGCAATCTGTTGAAGCAATTATGATTGCTTATGCTCAAGCACTTTCTGTGGACAGAAAAGCATTGGAAATTGCTCAGGAAGAAAATGACGTCGTAAAAGCACAAGAAATTTTACAAAATGCTTTCCGTACAGATGTTCGTGCTTTAGTAGCCGAAGCCCGTTTACGTGCAGGAGCAGCATTAAATCCGGTAGCATTGTACCGCAGTCTTGACGTTAGAGGGAATCTAATCGGTGAAAGAGGATTAAAAACTATGGCTACAGGCTTGTAAAAAATACTATAATGAATGTAGTCGCAATTTTTGATATTGGTAAAACCAACAAGAAAGTTTTTTTGTTCAACGAAAACTATAAAATTGTTTGGGAAAAATCAGTGAATTTTGAAGAAACGGTGGATGAAGACGGTTTTCCCTGCGAAAATATAGTGTTGCTAAAAAACTGGATGCTGGAACAATTATCAGAAATAAAAAATCTGACGAACTATGTCTTAAAAGCAGTCAATTTTAGTACTTATGGGGCTAGTTTTGTTTATGTAGATGACCAAGGAAATGCTTTGACGCCTCTATATAATTATTTGAAGGATTATCCCGAAGATCTAAAAGAGGAATTTTATAAAAAGTACAAAGGAAAACAAGAGTTTGCTCTGAAAACGGCTTCCCCGGTTTTGGGAAGCCTTAATTCGGGCATGCAAATTTATAGGCTGAAAGCAGAGAAACCTGATTTGTTTGAGAAAGTAAAATATTGTTTGCATTTGCCACAATATCTTAGCTCTATTTTGACGGGAGAGTTTTTTACAGATATTACAAGTGTTGGTTGTCATACAAATCTTTGGAATTTCAAAAAGATGAAGTATCACAAATGGCTTAAAAAAGAGCACATAATCGAAAAGATTCCGCCATTCCATTACGGCAAAGATACTATCAAAACAGCTGATGGGTTATTGGTAGGTGGCGGATTGCATGATAGTTCTTCAGCCATTATTCCTTATACTGCAAACTTTACAGAACCTTTTGTTTTGTTGTCAACGGGAACCTGGAGTATTTCGTTAAACCCTTTCAATAATAAAGAATTAACGTTTGATGAATTAGAGGCTGATTGTTTGTGTTATCTGCAATACATTGAAAAACCGGTAAAAGCAGCTCGTTTATTTTCTGGGAATGTACATGAGGTACAAACCAAAAGACTGGCTGAACACTTTAATGTCCCTTTGGATACTTACAAAGAAGTGTATTACGATAAAAAAATTGCCGCAAACTTAAGAGCAATTAACTATTCAATCGTTTTTTCAAAAAAGGCAAGCTCAGGAATATTAAAAGAATGTGCTTTTGGAATAAGAAATCTTTCCGATTTCAAAACTTATGAAATTGCTTATCACCAATTGATGCTTGATTTGGTTGAACAACAGGTTTCTTCAACGAATTTGATAATTCATAATAGTCCTGTGAAAAAGATTTTTGTGGATGGTGGTTTTAGTAAAAATTCCCTTTTTATGAATTTGCTGGCAGAAGCTTATCCGGACATGGAAGTGTATGCTGCATCGATGGCTCAGGCGAGTGCTTTGGGCGCTGCGTTGGCAATTCATGATAGCTGGAATCCTAAGCCTATCCAAAATGATTTAATTGATTTGAAATTTTACAAACATTAAAATAGTATGCTAGTCGGACTTTTTATACCTTGTTATGTAAACCAATTTTATCCAAAAGTAGCAATTGCTACTTATGAATTATTACAAAAATTGGGATGTACAGTTGAGTTTCCGCTTGACCAAACCTGTTGCGGACAACCAATGGCCAATAGTGGTTATGAACATTTAACCAAAGGTTGTGATAAAAATTTTATTGACAATTTTTCTAAATACGATTATATAGTTTGCCCTTCTGGAAGTTGTGTGTTGCATGTAAAAGATCATTTACATGACGAAAACAGGGAAGAACTTGCCTCAAAAATGAGGAAAGGAGTCTATGAATTGACAGAGTTTATTACCGATGTTTTGAAAGTGGAAAGCATAGATGCGAAATTCCCATTTCGAGTTGGTATTCACCAAAGCTGTCATGGACAACGAGGTTTGAAACTTTCTCAAATGACCGAATTGAATGCGCCTTTTTTCTCTAAACCTGGACAGTTGTTAAGTAAAATCAAAGAGATTGATGTGGTTTCTTTGACCCGAAAAGACGAATGTTGCGGTTTTGGAGGAACTTTTTGTGTAACCGAAGAAGCCGTTTCAGTAAAGATGGGGCAAGACCGTGTGAAAGACCATGAACGACAAGGAGTGGACTATATAACTGGAGTTGATATGTCGTGTTTGATGCATTTGGATGGTATTTTGAAAAGGCAAAAAAGCCCAATAAAAACAATCCATATCGCTGAAATATTAAATTCGGCAGCAAATTAAATAGAAATATAATCGTTTAACTCTTAGTTTTTTAAACTGAAAAACACTGCAATGATTAAAAAAACAACAATAGGTTTGG belongs to Flavobacterium aquiphilum and includes:
- a CDS encoding GntR family transcriptional regulator yields the protein MIKLIKIDDDSRVPKYKQIVDSILYNISNGNLKINQKIPSINSFSEEFYISRDTVEKAYSILKERKIISSIRGKGYYITRTKLESKVNVLFLFNKLSSYKMKTYSAFINTLGANAHTDLHIYHCDESLFLNLLDKFEGAYDYYVITTHFKSEDLKHISYTDNVVKAIRKIPKEKLIIMDNTKIGIEGEVITIYQDFENDIYNALKQGLHKIAKYEKLILVYPEKAVYPYPRRILHGFKKFCIEHEINFEILNEVYEDIILRKGDLFITIEESDLVSLVKQVRDKKLVLGEDIGIISYNDTPLKELLGITVVSTDFNVMGETAAHMILNKEKGQVKVPFNFIDRNSI
- the rhaT gene encoding L-rhamnose/proton symporter RhaT, with product MESLLGIIFHSIGGFSSGSFYMPFKKVKDWAWESYWLVGGFFSWLIVPPLAAYLTIPNFPEIISASSSTIKTVVYLMGLIWGIGGLTYGLGVRYLGMSLGNSIVLGFCSTFGALVPSIYYNFYPTEGKVSFTDMLASTGGRLVLVGVLVCVIGIAFSGRAGILKEKDFGIEDGNNEQEFSLVKGLIIAVVSGILSSFFNFGIEAGKPMAEAAIVQGCNPLFQNNVTYIVVLWGGLTTNFIWCMYLNFRNKTFKDYTNTNTPIAKNVMFSAIAGTMWFLQFFFYGMGESKLGNGASSWILHMSTIILTANFWGFYLKEWTGVSKKTFSTFLLGIGLIMLSIVLVGIGNSL
- a CDS encoding bifunctional aldolase/short-chain dehydrogenase, producing the protein MSNSNTEKMTFQHVSYLWDEAKAQELAGDEVALFIYRSNLLGADLRLTNYGGGNTSVKIIDKDPLTGADSEVMWIKGSGGDIGTLTKSGCAALYLERLRNLENVYRGIEFEDEMVELFNHCIFDLASKAPSIDTPLHGFLPFKHIDHLHPDAAIAIAAAKDGKKITEELFNGEIGWVGWQRPGFDLGLQLRSCLEEAAKNGKKLRGIMLGSHGLFTWGDTAYESYINTLEVIEKCAEYLESNYGQKRPVFGGKKIDSLPEADRKLQAAKVAPILRGFCSSERQMIGHYTDDARVLEFINSNDLTKLAPLGTSCPDHFLRTKISPLVLELDPNEDVSDVAAVKAKLAPAFEAYRAMYKDYYNTCKKSNSPAMRDPNPVVILYPGVGMFTFAKDKTMARLASEYYINAVNVMKGAEAVSEYTSLPHQEAFDIEYWLLEEAKLQRMPKPKSLSGRVALITGSAGGIGKAIAKKFAQEGACVVINDINEERLQGATAEFVKMFGKDAVSSTLLNVTDTESTEKALDEACLAFGGADIIVNNAGISISKSIADHTLEEWDRLYDILVKGQFIVSKAGIEIMRKQGFGGDIVNIVSKNAVVAGPNNPGYGSAKAAQAHLTRLMAAELGADKIRVNTVNPDAVISDSNIWSGGWAEGRAKAYGITVAELPAYYAKRTLLNEIILPDDIANACFAFVGGLLGKSTGNALNVDGGVSMGFYR
- a CDS encoding TIM barrel protein encodes the protein MIIGSNNIESHNEKLLKAHQNKLVFTASEIAESEAIIKKLVDFQIAIPSWALGTGGTRFGRFAGGGEPRSLEEKIEDVGLLHALNNSSGAISLHIPWDIPTDANAIKALAAQHNLKFDAVNSNTFQDQANQAHSYKFGSLQNVSKAVRKQAVAHNIEVIKQGIELGSESLTVWLADGSSFPGQLNFRKAYQNTLESLEEIYEAMPSNWKLFLEYKCAEPNFYSTTVADWGQSYSYVKKLGDRAQTLVDLGHHLPNANIEQIVSILLMEGKLGGFHFNDSKYGDDDLTAGALKPYQLFLIFNELVEGMDARGMNHAKDLGWMIDASHNIKDPMEDLLQSVEAIMIAYAQALSVDRKALEIAQEENDVVKAQEILQNAFRTDVRALVAEARLRAGAALNPVALYRSLDVRGNLIGERGLKTMATGL
- a CDS encoding FGGY-family carbohydrate kinase, translated to MNVVAIFDIGKTNKKVFLFNENYKIVWEKSVNFEETVDEDGFPCENIVLLKNWMLEQLSEIKNLTNYVLKAVNFSTYGASFVYVDDQGNALTPLYNYLKDYPEDLKEEFYKKYKGKQEFALKTASPVLGSLNSGMQIYRLKAEKPDLFEKVKYCLHLPQYLSSILTGEFFTDITSVGCHTNLWNFKKMKYHKWLKKEHIIEKIPPFHYGKDTIKTADGLLVGGGLHDSSSAIIPYTANFTEPFVLLSTGTWSISLNPFNNKELTFDELEADCLCYLQYIEKPVKAARLFSGNVHEVQTKRLAEHFNVPLDTYKEVYYDKKIAANLRAINYSIVFSKKASSGILKECAFGIRNLSDFKTYEIAYHQLMLDLVEQQVSSTNLIIHNSPVKKIFVDGGFSKNSLFMNLLAEAYPDMEVYAASMAQASALGAALAIHDSWNPKPIQNDLIDLKFYKH
- a CDS encoding (Fe-S)-binding protein: MLVGLFIPCYVNQFYPKVAIATYELLQKLGCTVEFPLDQTCCGQPMANSGYEHLTKGCDKNFIDNFSKYDYIVCPSGSCVLHVKDHLHDENREELASKMRKGVYELTEFITDVLKVESIDAKFPFRVGIHQSCHGQRGLKLSQMTELNAPFFSKPGQLLSKIKEIDVVSLTRKDECCGFGGTFCVTEEAVSVKMGQDRVKDHERQGVDYITGVDMSCLMHLDGILKRQKSPIKTIHIAEILNSAAN